GGGCCACGGCCAGCCCGTACCGCGCCTCTGTGGCTGGATCACCCGCCCACAGGCAGATGCCGGAGCCGGTGTCGAAGAAAAAGCGCAGGCGGTAGGGCATAGGAGGATAAGGTACGCCACTCCTCAGTTCTTCGTTCGTATGAGATTTAGTATGCACTTATGGCATACGAATCTGCACAGCGTATCACTGCAAGTTTGCCGCCTCATCTCGCCGCTTTCGTGGACGAGTATCAGCAACGCACAGGCACCAGTAAGAGCGAGATTATTGCCCTGGGACTGCGCGCTTTGCAAGAACAACTCCTGGCCGAGGAATATGCCGCCTATGCGCAGTCTGGCGAATTTGTTGACCTGGAAGCGGGCGACGGATTGCACGATGAGGCGGCGCAGTGGCCAAAGGGCTGATTCGCCGGGGTGACATCTGTCTCGTTAATTTCGCTCCGGCGAGGGAGAACGAAGCAGACAACATCAGGCCAGCGGTCATTGTCACCAACAACGCTGCCAATGCTCAAAACGTTGTGGTGACCGTGATTCCGCTGACCACCAATGTTGAGCGCGTGTACCACTTTCAAGTGTTGCTTCCCAATCAGCGCACAGGTTTAGATCACGACAGCAAGGCCCAGGTTGAGCAAATTCGCAGTGTGGCCCTGAGCCGGGTGAGGAAACGGCTTGGGCAAGTGCCAGCCGATCTCATGGCGGAACTGGACGACAGGATTCGGCTGCATTTAGCCTTGTAAACATCGAAGGGACGGGAAACTCCATCCCCCATCCTCGCCGCTTGCGGCCCTCATCCCTCTTTTCCTCGCCGAAGCAGAGGCTTGAGCTAAAGCAGACCAGCTACCCTTAAGTGTTGAAGTATCGTCTGTTTTCGATCACTTGTTTCTTGTGGTAGTCGAACTGTGTTGGGAAAACTTGCAAGAAATTCGGTTATGTGCTTTTCGACCAGAGCCTGAAGTTCGGTATTGATTTCCCTTACGCCATCGGCTCGAATGGCTATATGTTTGTTCCGTTCTGCAAAGAAAATCAGATCATAAGTCTTCGTCCACTCCGAGAGGCAAGCAATAATGACTTCGTATTTCGAGCCTGTTAAATTTAGTGACATTGTGTGTCCTGCAATGTCGGGTGTGCCTCGATCACATATTATGAGCCCGTCTCCAAAAGAATTTGTAACTAGTGATTCCCTCTCAACCTGTTTCCCAAAAAGCCAATTTGATGTATCTATTGTTTGACTACTATTAAGCGGAAAAGGACACTCTCTTGCGGTATCCGATAAATAAGTATACTTCGTTCCAGATAGATTGAGTTCCTTAATTAAATCATTAAATAGAGTGGTCTTTCCGGCAGAAAAGGTTCCAGTTATAAGTATCTTCGCCATATTAATGATCGAAGATGTAACTCAGAATTTCAAGAGTAATGTCATCAACAGGCCGCATCTTTCGACCCTCCGTTACTCTAATAATGGGCCATTTTCCTGATACTGCAATATCATGATAAAGTCTGCTGACGTCATACAAGTACTCAGAATTAGACTCATGCAAGTCGTGAGATGATGTAGTATAGTCTCGAGGATCCTTTTTTGCTACATTTTCGAATGAAGCAAGAGGCGTAATGTCAAGTAGGATATTTAGGTCGGCGCGTGGCAAGCCATATATAGAGAACTCTAGCTGCTCAAGCCAACGCACGAACTCTCCTCTTTCATTCCTACCATTAAGCTTGACACCTTGATGTGCCGCATTCGAATACACGTATCGGTCAATTATAAGAAAGTCACTAGCTGTAGACTTTTCGATGATTTCCTCTTTCATTTCTAGTCTATTCCCAGCGTACAAAAGCGCTATAAGTTTCGGTGGGATGGAATTCAAATTACCGTAAGCTCCATTTAAATAGCTCTGAACCTCTTGTGCAAATAATCCCCGATTATAAGTTGGAAATGCGAGGGTTTCGACCTTAAAGCCTCTGGACCTTAATAGATTGGCAGTCTCCACAGTTTGCGTTCCTTTTCCACTGCCATCGATACCCTCTAAAGCGATAATCACTTCTTCCCGCCTTCTAGATGAGTTTTGACAATGCTGTGAAGTGTGACTTCTTCAGTTAGCAGTTTGTCACTAGCATTCTTTCCTATAGGCTCAAAAATTACGAAACAGTCTGAAATCTCCCCGTTATGCTTCCGGATGGCTTTTACAACATCCATAACTTTTCTGCCGCCTGTTGTGCTGTCGTCCACGATAATCACACGCTTTCCGGAAATACTTTCAACCCCTGTATCAAAGTCTGCTTTTAAGGCGTCATTTGGCGACTTAAATTTCTTTTCAGGGCTATATAGTAGTAACGGCTTATTTAAAATCTTAGATATCTCGTAAGCCAAAAGAGGACTGCTCATTTTACTACAAGCCACGAAATCATATTCGAAATTACGCAACATCCTATTTTCCGTCTGCCTCCTAATAAATTGGACCATTATTTGGGCATATCGCAAGGCTCTCCCTTCTATAGCCAAGGATCCCATTAGATCAATATAATAAGGGAATTTTTGCTGATCATTCTCTCCGATCCAAAACTCCCCCTCGACCTTATGTGAATCTAAATCGCCCTGAATAATCTTTTCGTCAAGAGAATTGGGTATAAAGCCACTCTTTCCATAATAGTTTGCCCTCTTTATCGAATCCGTATCGAATCCCAGTGAATTTAAGGTGTCAATAGTTTGCCGTGTGCGTCTTTCTGCGAAAAAATTGGACATCCGCTTCGGCATAAATCCAGAAATTTCCATAAGAAGTAGTAGTGTGGATATACCAGCAATTATGCCGAAGATCAAGAATAGCCATTCACCGCTAAGCGCGATAAGCTCCTGAGTTGGCGATAACTTAGACATGACTATTCCAAATATGGGAGAAAGATCTGTACTGATCTAAAGAGCAGCCACATGATTTTATTACTGCTTGAATGAGACGATTGCGCTCTTCTGGCGCGCAATAGGCAACATCGGTAAGTAAATTTTCCATTGAGAACGCCAAAAAAAGAAATTGATCTATCGTCAAGTTTTCAGAGGGGTACCCATCCTGCCATGTTTTTGCATACTTCATCAGTTCGGTGAATGAAATCTCGTCAAGGCTCTCCTGAACAAAATCTAATGACGGCGGAAAGTTATAATGTTGGAAAACATCATGTATATTTGAAACAACCATATGTCATGCTACCTCTTACTCGGCAGAAGATTGTCAGAAATTGATTCACTCACTTTTCGAAGAATTAGCTACTTCACCCACTCCTGCAATGCCTGCACCTCTAGCCTACCAGCCTTAACAGCTTCCGCAATCGCCTTCGCCGTCCACTCGGCGCCTTCTTTCGTGCTGACAATCGGCACGCCGCGTTCCAGGGCAGTGCGCAGCAGCTCGCTTCCCGTGGTGTCTATCAGCAGGGCGGGCAGGTCGTCGCCGTTGCGCTCGCGGATCACATTCAGGCCGGCCGCGCTCAGCGTCTGGGCCACCTCGTCCAGCCCCTCGCCCAGAACCAGCGCCGTGCCCTCGGTGGGCAGGTAGTTCTTTGCGCCAATCTGCGCGCGGTAAAAGGCGCGGTAGGGGTCGGCGTCAATGCCCATGCTCTCGCCCGTGCTCTTCATTTCTGGCCCCAGCACCGGCAGCACGCCCTTGAACTTCAGGAAGGGCAGGTGCACCTCCTTCACGGAGTACATGCCCGGCGTGGGGGTTTGCGTGAA
The genomic region above belongs to Deinococcus aquaedulcis and contains:
- a CDS encoding nucleoside/nucleotide kinase family protein gives rise to the protein MIIALEGIDGSGKGTQTVETANLLRSRGFKVETLAFPTYNRGLFAQEVQSYLNGAYGNLNSIPPKLIALLYAGNRLEMKEEIIEKSTASDFLIIDRYVYSNAAHQGVKLNGRNERGEFVRWLEQLEFSIYGLPRADLNILLDITPLASFENVAKKDPRDYTTSSHDLHESNSEYLYDVSRLYHDIAVSGKWPIIRVTEGRKMRPVDDITLEILSYIFDH
- a CDS encoding AAA family ATPase, with translation MAKILITGTFSAGKTTLFNDLIKELNLSGTKYTYLSDTARECPFPLNSSQTIDTSNWLFGKQVERESLVTNSFGDGLIICDRGTPDIAGHTMSLNLTGSKYEVIIACLSEWTKTYDLIFFAERNKHIAIRADGVREINTELQALVEKHITEFLASFPNTVRLPQETSDRKQTILQHLRVAGLL
- a CDS encoding type II toxin-antitoxin system PemK/MazF family toxin, coding for MAKGLIRRGDICLVNFAPARENEADNIRPAVIVTNNAANAQNVVVTVIPLTTNVERVYHFQVLLPNQRTGLDHDSKAQVEQIRSVALSRVRKRLGQVPADLMAELDDRIRLHLAL
- a CDS encoding phosphoribosyltransferase family protein encodes the protein MSKLSPTQELIALSGEWLFLIFGIIAGISTLLLLMEISGFMPKRMSNFFAERRTRQTIDTLNSLGFDTDSIKRANYYGKSGFIPNSLDEKIIQGDLDSHKVEGEFWIGENDQQKFPYYIDLMGSLAIEGRALRYAQIMVQFIRRQTENRMLRNFEYDFVACSKMSSPLLAYEISKILNKPLLLYSPEKKFKSPNDALKADFDTGVESISGKRVIIVDDSTTGGRKVMDVVKAIRKHNGEISDCFVIFEPIGKNASDKLLTEEVTLHSIVKTHLEGGKK
- a CDS encoding ribbon-helix-helix domain-containing protein, with product MAYESAQRITASLPPHLAAFVDEYQQRTGTSKSEIIALGLRALQEQLLAEEYAAYAQSGEFVDLEAGDGLHDEAAQWPKG